One window of Oncorhynchus masou masou isolate Uvic2021 chromosome 28, UVic_Omas_1.1, whole genome shotgun sequence genomic DNA carries:
- the usp20 gene encoding ubiquitin carboxyl-terminal hydrolase 20 isoform X5, which yields MSDLGDICPHLESIGEVTKEDLLQKSKGTCQLCVAGGPNLWACLQSECPYVGCGESFSDHSTLHAQTKKHSLTVNLTTFRIWCYVCEREVFLEQRPAVVSAMSATHTPHHCKAMDNQDAFHQPVSHHRPLKAVPIAVAEEEGSESEEDDLKPRGLTGMKNIGNSCYMNAALQALSNCPPLTQFFLDCSGLVRTDKKPALCKSYQKLISELWHKKRPSYVVPTSLSQGIKLVNPMFRGYAQQDTQEFLRCLMDQLHEELKEPLAEFGRGGEGDERRDGSDRSPAEDEFLSCDSGASSDRGEGGGLGEAGLLIQDECGVSPRVGGGGTDTGGRSGTGGPISEKERLKEKRVLGSPLHGGSQEMDEDADVDTAAAEKGALERGAEEVEGTPPRPQSPSQSQTQGQMQSSNTPEPDNEASMQQRPQSRPCSPVRTVQELQPKLSSSPPRSSTLRSAGPTYSFKKAQLILGAKKKKQSLYRSVISDIFDGSILSLVQCLTCDRVSTTVETFQDLSLPIPGKEDLAKLHSSIHQNIPAKTGVSLDVYGSQGWITYIMDSIRRFVVSCIPSWFWGPMVTLEDCLAAFFAADELKGDNMYSCEKCRKLRNGVKYCKVLQLPEILCIHLKRFRHEVMYSFKINSHVAFPLEGLDLRPFLAKDSLSQITTYDLLSVICHHGTAGSGHYIAYCQNVINGQWYEFDDQYVTEVHETVVQNAEAYVLFYRKSSEESVRERQKVVALANMKEPSLLQFYISREWLNKFNTFTEPGPISNHTFLCQHGGIPPNKYHYIDDLVVILPQNVWEYLYNSFGGGPAVNHLYVCAICQVEIEALVKRRKVEIDTFIRLNKEFQAEEAPTVILCISMQWFREWENFVKGKDNEPPGPIDNSKIGVMKGGHIQLKQRADYGQISEETWQYLLSIYGGGPETAVRQTVSAPALDTDSLHRERKIEAETRAL from the exons ATGAGTGACCTGGGGGACATTTGTCCCCACCTGGAATCCATAGGGGAGGTCACCAAGGAGGACCTTCTGCAGAAATCCAAG GGAACCTGCCAGTTATGTGTAGCAGGAGGACCCAACCTCTGGGCTTGTCTTCAG AGCGAGTGTCCATATGTTGGCTGTGGAGAATCCTTTTCAGATCACAGCACCCTACATGCTCAG ACTAAGAAACACAGCCTGACAGTAAACCTGACAACATTCAGGATCTGGTGctatgtgtgtgagagggaggtgTTTCTAGAGCAGAGGCCTGCAGTAGTATCTGCTATGTCTGCCACTCACACTCCCCACCACTGTAAAGCTATGGACAACCAG GATGCATTTCATCAACCAGTGAGTCACCATCGCCCGTTGAAGGCGGTGCCCATCGCGGTGGCAGAAGAAGAGGGGTCAGAGTCGGAGGAGGATGACCTCAAACCCAGAG GTCTGACAGGGATGAAGAATATCGGTAACTCCTGCTACATGAACGCAGCTCTTCAAGCCCTGTCCAACTG TCCTCCTCTCACTCAGTTCTTCCTGGACTGCAGTGGACTGGTGCGGACAGACAAGAAACCTGCGCTGTGCAAGAGCTACCAGAAACTAATCTCTGAGCTCTGGCACAAGAAACG gcCTAGTTACGTGGTCCCCACCAGTTTGTCCCAGGGAATCAAGCTGGTCAACCCTATGTTCCGTGGCTACGCCCAGCAG GATACCCAGGAGTTTCTGCGCTGTCTGATGGACCAGCTCCACGAGGAGCTCAAGGAGCCATTGGCAGAGTTCGGCAGGGGGGGTGAGGGGGACGAGCGGAGGGACGGGAGCGACCGCTCCCCCGCCGAGGACGAGTTCCTCTCCTGCGACTCAGGTGCCAGCAGCGAccggggagaaggaggagggctgggggaggcgGGGCTGCTCATCCAGGACGAGTGCGGGGTGTCCccgagggtgggaggaggggggacAGACACTGGGGGGCGATCAGGGACAGGAGGACCCATCTCGGAGAAAGAGAGGCTGAAGGAGAAGAGGGTTTTGGGCTCGCCCCTCCACGGAGGCTCCCAGGAGATGGACGAGGACGCAGATGTGGATACGGCGGCGGCCGAGAAGGGGGCTCTAGAGAGGGGggcggaggaggtggaggggacacCCCCTAGACCACAGAGCCCCAGTCAGAGTCAAACACAGGGGCAGATGCAGAGCAGCAACACTCCAG AGCCAGACAACGAGGCATCGATGCAGCAGCGCCCCCAGTCTCGCCCCTGCAGCCCTGTCCGTACGGTCCAGGAGCTGCAACCAAAACTCTCCTCCAGCCCCCCTCGCTCTAGCACCCTCCGCTCTGCAGGGCCCACATACTCCTTCAAGAAAG CCCAGCTGATCCTGGGTGCCAAGAAGAAGAAACAGTCTCTCTACCGCAGTGTCATCTCAGACATATTTGACGGCTCCATCCTCAGCCTGGTCCAGTGTCTGACCTGTGACAGG GTTTCGACCACTGTGGAGACCTTCCAGGACCTGTCTCTGCCCATCCCAGGTAAGGAGGACCTTGCCAAGCTACACTCCTCCATCCACCAGAACATCCCAGCCAAGACCGGGGTCTCTCTGGACGTCTACGGGTCCCAGGGCTGGATCACCTACATCATGGACTCCATACGCAG GTTTGTGGTGTCCTGTATCCCCAGCTGGTTTTGGGGCCCCATGGTAACGCTGGAGGACTGTCTCGCTGCCTTCTTTGCTGCTGATGAGCTCAAAG GGGACAACATGTACAGCTGTGAAAAGTGTAGAAA ATTGAGAAATGGTGTTAAATATTGCAAAGTACTTCAGCTACCTGAG ATTCTGTGCATTCACCTGAAGCGTTTTCGTCATGAGGTGATGTACTCCTTCAAGATCAACAGTCACGTGGCCTTCCCATTGGAGGGACTCGACCTCCGACCTTTCCTGGCCAAGGATAGCCTCTCCCAGATCACCACTTACGATCTGCTGTCCGTCATCTGTCACCATGGCACCGCAGGCA gtGGTCACTACATAGCGTACTGTCAGAACGTGATCAACGGTCAGTGGTATGAGTTTGATGACCAGTATGTAACAGAGGTCCATGAGACGGTGGTGCAGAATGCTGAGGCCTATGTGCTCTTCTACAG gaAGAGCAGTGAGGAGTCagtgagggagaggcagaaggtTGTGGCTCTAGCCAACATGAAGGAGCCCAGCCTGCTGCAGTTCTACATCTCCAGAGAGTGGCTCAACAAGTTCAACACCTTCACTGAGCCAGGGCCCATCAGCAACCACACCTTTCTCTGCCAGCACGGAG GGATCCCACCCAACAAGTACCACTATATAGACGACCTGGTGGTTATCCTGCCGCAGAATGTATGGGAGTACCTGTACAACAG tTTTGGAGGAGGCCCAGCAGTGAACCACCTGTACGTGTGTGCTATCTGCCAGGTGGAGATAGAGGCTCTGGTCAAACGCAGAAAGGTGGAAATAGACACCTTTATCAGG TTGAATAAAGAGTTCCAGGCGGAGGAGGCTCCTACAGTCATCCTGTGTATCAGCATGCAGTGGTTCAGGGAGTGGGAGAACTTCGTCAAGGGCAAAGACAACG AACCCCCTGGTCCTATTGACAACAGTAAGATTGGTGTGATGAAAGGGGGACACATACAACTAAAGCAAA GGGCTGACTATGGTCAGATCTCAGAGGAGACGTGGCAGTATCTTCTCAGTATCTACGGTGGAGGGCCTGAGACtgcagtgagacagacagtgtcgGCCCCGGCCCTCGACACAGACAGCctgcacagagagaggaagatcgAGGCAGAGACCAGGGCActctga
- the usp20 gene encoding ubiquitin carboxyl-terminal hydrolase 20 isoform X3 — MSDLGDICPHLESIGEVTKEDLLQKSKGTCQLCVAGGPNLWACLQSECPYVGCGESFSDHSTLHAQTKKHSLTVNLTTFRIWCYVCEREVFLEQRPAVVSAMSATHTPHHCKAMDNQVRHRTKDAFHQPVSHHRPLKAVPIAVAEEEGSESEEDDLKPRGLTGMKNIGNSCYMNAALQALSNCPPLTQFFLDCSGLVRTDKKPALCKSYQKLISELWHKKRPSYVVPTSLSQGIKLVNPMFRGYAQQDTQEFLRCLMDQLHEELKEPLAEFGRGGEGDERRDGSDRSPAEDEFLSCDSGASSDRGEGGGLGEAGLLIQDECGVSPRVGGGGTDTGGRSGTGGPISEKERLKEKRVLGSPLHGGSQEMDEDADVDTAAAEKGALERGAEEVEGTPPRPQSPSQSQTQGQMQSSNTPEPDNEASMQQRPQSRPCSPVRTVQELQPKLSSSPPRSSTLRSAGPTYSFKKAQLILGAKKKKQSLYRSVISDIFDGSILSLVQCLTCDRVSTTVETFQDLSLPIPGKEDLAKLHSSIHQNIPAKTGVSLDVYGSQGWITYIMDSIRRFVVSCIPSWFWGPMVTLEDCLAAFFAADELKGDNMYSCEKCRKLRNGVKYCKVLQLPEILCIHLKRFRHEVMYSFKINSHVAFPLEGLDLRPFLAKDSLSQITTYDLLSVICHHGTAGSGHYIAYCQNVINGQWYEFDDQYVTEVHETVVQNAEAYVLFYRKSSEESVRERQKVVALANMKEPSLLQFYISREWLNKFNTFTEPGPISNHTFLCQHGGIPPNKYHYIDDLVVILPQNVWEYLYNSFGGGPAVNHLYVCAICQVEIEALVKRRKVEIDTFIRLNKEFQAEEAPTVILCISMQWFREWENFVKGKDNEPPGPIDNSKIGVMKGGHIQLKQRADYGQISEETWQYLLSIYGGGPETAVRQTVSAPALDTDSLHRERKIEAETRAL; from the exons ATGAGTGACCTGGGGGACATTTGTCCCCACCTGGAATCCATAGGGGAGGTCACCAAGGAGGACCTTCTGCAGAAATCCAAG GGAACCTGCCAGTTATGTGTAGCAGGAGGACCCAACCTCTGGGCTTGTCTTCAG AGCGAGTGTCCATATGTTGGCTGTGGAGAATCCTTTTCAGATCACAGCACCCTACATGCTCAG ACTAAGAAACACAGCCTGACAGTAAACCTGACAACATTCAGGATCTGGTGctatgtgtgtgagagggaggtgTTTCTAGAGCAGAGGCCTGCAGTAGTATCTGCTATGTCTGCCACTCACACTCCCCACCACTGTAAAGCTATGGACAACCAGGTACGCCATCGCACAAAG GATGCATTTCATCAACCAGTGAGTCACCATCGCCCGTTGAAGGCGGTGCCCATCGCGGTGGCAGAAGAAGAGGGGTCAGAGTCGGAGGAGGATGACCTCAAACCCAGAG GTCTGACAGGGATGAAGAATATCGGTAACTCCTGCTACATGAACGCAGCTCTTCAAGCCCTGTCCAACTG TCCTCCTCTCACTCAGTTCTTCCTGGACTGCAGTGGACTGGTGCGGACAGACAAGAAACCTGCGCTGTGCAAGAGCTACCAGAAACTAATCTCTGAGCTCTGGCACAAGAAACG gcCTAGTTACGTGGTCCCCACCAGTTTGTCCCAGGGAATCAAGCTGGTCAACCCTATGTTCCGTGGCTACGCCCAGCAG GATACCCAGGAGTTTCTGCGCTGTCTGATGGACCAGCTCCACGAGGAGCTCAAGGAGCCATTGGCAGAGTTCGGCAGGGGGGGTGAGGGGGACGAGCGGAGGGACGGGAGCGACCGCTCCCCCGCCGAGGACGAGTTCCTCTCCTGCGACTCAGGTGCCAGCAGCGAccggggagaaggaggagggctgggggaggcgGGGCTGCTCATCCAGGACGAGTGCGGGGTGTCCccgagggtgggaggaggggggacAGACACTGGGGGGCGATCAGGGACAGGAGGACCCATCTCGGAGAAAGAGAGGCTGAAGGAGAAGAGGGTTTTGGGCTCGCCCCTCCACGGAGGCTCCCAGGAGATGGACGAGGACGCAGATGTGGATACGGCGGCGGCCGAGAAGGGGGCTCTAGAGAGGGGggcggaggaggtggaggggacacCCCCTAGACCACAGAGCCCCAGTCAGAGTCAAACACAGGGGCAGATGCAGAGCAGCAACACTCCAG AGCCAGACAACGAGGCATCGATGCAGCAGCGCCCCCAGTCTCGCCCCTGCAGCCCTGTCCGTACGGTCCAGGAGCTGCAACCAAAACTCTCCTCCAGCCCCCCTCGCTCTAGCACCCTCCGCTCTGCAGGGCCCACATACTCCTTCAAGAAAG CCCAGCTGATCCTGGGTGCCAAGAAGAAGAAACAGTCTCTCTACCGCAGTGTCATCTCAGACATATTTGACGGCTCCATCCTCAGCCTGGTCCAGTGTCTGACCTGTGACAGG GTTTCGACCACTGTGGAGACCTTCCAGGACCTGTCTCTGCCCATCCCAGGTAAGGAGGACCTTGCCAAGCTACACTCCTCCATCCACCAGAACATCCCAGCCAAGACCGGGGTCTCTCTGGACGTCTACGGGTCCCAGGGCTGGATCACCTACATCATGGACTCCATACGCAG GTTTGTGGTGTCCTGTATCCCCAGCTGGTTTTGGGGCCCCATGGTAACGCTGGAGGACTGTCTCGCTGCCTTCTTTGCTGCTGATGAGCTCAAAG GGGACAACATGTACAGCTGTGAAAAGTGTAGAAA ATTGAGAAATGGTGTTAAATATTGCAAAGTACTTCAGCTACCTGAG ATTCTGTGCATTCACCTGAAGCGTTTTCGTCATGAGGTGATGTACTCCTTCAAGATCAACAGTCACGTGGCCTTCCCATTGGAGGGACTCGACCTCCGACCTTTCCTGGCCAAGGATAGCCTCTCCCAGATCACCACTTACGATCTGCTGTCCGTCATCTGTCACCATGGCACCGCAGGCA gtGGTCACTACATAGCGTACTGTCAGAACGTGATCAACGGTCAGTGGTATGAGTTTGATGACCAGTATGTAACAGAGGTCCATGAGACGGTGGTGCAGAATGCTGAGGCCTATGTGCTCTTCTACAG gaAGAGCAGTGAGGAGTCagtgagggagaggcagaaggtTGTGGCTCTAGCCAACATGAAGGAGCCCAGCCTGCTGCAGTTCTACATCTCCAGAGAGTGGCTCAACAAGTTCAACACCTTCACTGAGCCAGGGCCCATCAGCAACCACACCTTTCTCTGCCAGCACGGAG GGATCCCACCCAACAAGTACCACTATATAGACGACCTGGTGGTTATCCTGCCGCAGAATGTATGGGAGTACCTGTACAACAG tTTTGGAGGAGGCCCAGCAGTGAACCACCTGTACGTGTGTGCTATCTGCCAGGTGGAGATAGAGGCTCTGGTCAAACGCAGAAAGGTGGAAATAGACACCTTTATCAGG TTGAATAAAGAGTTCCAGGCGGAGGAGGCTCCTACAGTCATCCTGTGTATCAGCATGCAGTGGTTCAGGGAGTGGGAGAACTTCGTCAAGGGCAAAGACAACG AACCCCCTGGTCCTATTGACAACAGTAAGATTGGTGTGATGAAAGGGGGACACATACAACTAAAGCAAA GGGCTGACTATGGTCAGATCTCAGAGGAGACGTGGCAGTATCTTCTCAGTATCTACGGTGGAGGGCCTGAGACtgcagtgagacagacagtgtcgGCCCCGGCCCTCGACACAGACAGCctgcacagagagaggaagatcgAGGCAGAGACCAGGGCActctga
- the usp20 gene encoding ubiquitin carboxyl-terminal hydrolase 20 isoform X4 yields MSDLGDICPHLESIGEVTKEDLLQKSKGTCQLCVAGGPNLWACLQSECPYVGCGESFSDHSTLHAQTKKHSLTVNLTTFRIWCYVCEREVFLEQRPAVVSAMSATHTPHHCKAMDNQVRHRTKDAFHQPVSHHRPLKAVPIAVAEEEGSESEEDDLKPRGLTGMKNIGNSCYMNAALQALSNCPPLTQFFLDCSGLVRTDKKPALCKSYQKLISELWHKKRPSYVVPTSLSQGIKLVNPMFRGYAQQVGASSQQDTQEFLRCLMDQLHEELKEPLAEFGRGGEGDERRDGSDRSPAEDEFLSCDSGASSDRGEGGGLGEAGLLIQDECGVSPRVGGGGTDTGGRSGTGGPISEKERLKEKRVLGSPLHGGSQEMDEDADVDTAAAEKGALERGAEEVEGTPPRPQSPSQSQTQGQMQSSNTPEPDNEASMQQRPQSRPCSPVRTVQELQPKLSSSPPRSSTLRSAGPTYSFKKAQLILGAKKKKQSLYRSVISDIFDGSILSLVQCLTCDRVSTTVETFQDLSLPIPGKEDLAKLHSSIHQNIPAKTGVSLDVYGSQGWITYIMDSIRRFVVSCIPSWFWGPMVTLEDCLAAFFAADELKGDNMYSCEKCRKLRNGVKYCKVLQLPEVMYSFKINSHVAFPLEGLDLRPFLAKDSLSQITTYDLLSVICHHGTAGSGHYIAYCQNVINGQWYEFDDQYVTEVHETVVQNAEAYVLFYRKSSEESVRERQKVVALANMKEPSLLQFYISREWLNKFNTFTEPGPISNHTFLCQHGGIPPNKYHYIDDLVVILPQNVWEYLYNSFGGGPAVNHLYVCAICQVEIEALVKRRKVEIDTFIRLNKEFQAEEAPTVILCISMQWFREWENFVKGKDNEPPGPIDNSKIGVMKGGHIQLKQRADYGQISEETWQYLLSIYGGGPETAVRQTVSAPALDTDSLHRERKIEAETRAL; encoded by the exons ATGAGTGACCTGGGGGACATTTGTCCCCACCTGGAATCCATAGGGGAGGTCACCAAGGAGGACCTTCTGCAGAAATCCAAG GGAACCTGCCAGTTATGTGTAGCAGGAGGACCCAACCTCTGGGCTTGTCTTCAG AGCGAGTGTCCATATGTTGGCTGTGGAGAATCCTTTTCAGATCACAGCACCCTACATGCTCAG ACTAAGAAACACAGCCTGACAGTAAACCTGACAACATTCAGGATCTGGTGctatgtgtgtgagagggaggtgTTTCTAGAGCAGAGGCCTGCAGTAGTATCTGCTATGTCTGCCACTCACACTCCCCACCACTGTAAAGCTATGGACAACCAGGTACGCCATCGCACAAAG GATGCATTTCATCAACCAGTGAGTCACCATCGCCCGTTGAAGGCGGTGCCCATCGCGGTGGCAGAAGAAGAGGGGTCAGAGTCGGAGGAGGATGACCTCAAACCCAGAG GTCTGACAGGGATGAAGAATATCGGTAACTCCTGCTACATGAACGCAGCTCTTCAAGCCCTGTCCAACTG TCCTCCTCTCACTCAGTTCTTCCTGGACTGCAGTGGACTGGTGCGGACAGACAAGAAACCTGCGCTGTGCAAGAGCTACCAGAAACTAATCTCTGAGCTCTGGCACAAGAAACG gcCTAGTTACGTGGTCCCCACCAGTTTGTCCCAGGGAATCAAGCTGGTCAACCCTATGTTCCGTGGCTACGCCCAGCAGGTAGGGGCAAGCTCCCAGCAG GATACCCAGGAGTTTCTGCGCTGTCTGATGGACCAGCTCCACGAGGAGCTCAAGGAGCCATTGGCAGAGTTCGGCAGGGGGGGTGAGGGGGACGAGCGGAGGGACGGGAGCGACCGCTCCCCCGCCGAGGACGAGTTCCTCTCCTGCGACTCAGGTGCCAGCAGCGAccggggagaaggaggagggctgggggaggcgGGGCTGCTCATCCAGGACGAGTGCGGGGTGTCCccgagggtgggaggaggggggacAGACACTGGGGGGCGATCAGGGACAGGAGGACCCATCTCGGAGAAAGAGAGGCTGAAGGAGAAGAGGGTTTTGGGCTCGCCCCTCCACGGAGGCTCCCAGGAGATGGACGAGGACGCAGATGTGGATACGGCGGCGGCCGAGAAGGGGGCTCTAGAGAGGGGggcggaggaggtggaggggacacCCCCTAGACCACAGAGCCCCAGTCAGAGTCAAACACAGGGGCAGATGCAGAGCAGCAACACTCCAG AGCCAGACAACGAGGCATCGATGCAGCAGCGCCCCCAGTCTCGCCCCTGCAGCCCTGTCCGTACGGTCCAGGAGCTGCAACCAAAACTCTCCTCCAGCCCCCCTCGCTCTAGCACCCTCCGCTCTGCAGGGCCCACATACTCCTTCAAGAAAG CCCAGCTGATCCTGGGTGCCAAGAAGAAGAAACAGTCTCTCTACCGCAGTGTCATCTCAGACATATTTGACGGCTCCATCCTCAGCCTGGTCCAGTGTCTGACCTGTGACAGG GTTTCGACCACTGTGGAGACCTTCCAGGACCTGTCTCTGCCCATCCCAGGTAAGGAGGACCTTGCCAAGCTACACTCCTCCATCCACCAGAACATCCCAGCCAAGACCGGGGTCTCTCTGGACGTCTACGGGTCCCAGGGCTGGATCACCTACATCATGGACTCCATACGCAG GTTTGTGGTGTCCTGTATCCCCAGCTGGTTTTGGGGCCCCATGGTAACGCTGGAGGACTGTCTCGCTGCCTTCTTTGCTGCTGATGAGCTCAAAG GGGACAACATGTACAGCTGTGAAAAGTGTAGAAA ATTGAGAAATGGTGTTAAATATTGCAAAGTACTTCAGCTACCTGAG GTGATGTACTCCTTCAAGATCAACAGTCACGTGGCCTTCCCATTGGAGGGACTCGACCTCCGACCTTTCCTGGCCAAGGATAGCCTCTCCCAGATCACCACTTACGATCTGCTGTCCGTCATCTGTCACCATGGCACCGCAGGCA gtGGTCACTACATAGCGTACTGTCAGAACGTGATCAACGGTCAGTGGTATGAGTTTGATGACCAGTATGTAACAGAGGTCCATGAGACGGTGGTGCAGAATGCTGAGGCCTATGTGCTCTTCTACAG gaAGAGCAGTGAGGAGTCagtgagggagaggcagaaggtTGTGGCTCTAGCCAACATGAAGGAGCCCAGCCTGCTGCAGTTCTACATCTCCAGAGAGTGGCTCAACAAGTTCAACACCTTCACTGAGCCAGGGCCCATCAGCAACCACACCTTTCTCTGCCAGCACGGAG GGATCCCACCCAACAAGTACCACTATATAGACGACCTGGTGGTTATCCTGCCGCAGAATGTATGGGAGTACCTGTACAACAG tTTTGGAGGAGGCCCAGCAGTGAACCACCTGTACGTGTGTGCTATCTGCCAGGTGGAGATAGAGGCTCTGGTCAAACGCAGAAAGGTGGAAATAGACACCTTTATCAGG TTGAATAAAGAGTTCCAGGCGGAGGAGGCTCCTACAGTCATCCTGTGTATCAGCATGCAGTGGTTCAGGGAGTGGGAGAACTTCGTCAAGGGCAAAGACAACG AACCCCCTGGTCCTATTGACAACAGTAAGATTGGTGTGATGAAAGGGGGACACATACAACTAAAGCAAA GGGCTGACTATGGTCAGATCTCAGAGGAGACGTGGCAGTATCTTCTCAGTATCTACGGTGGAGGGCCTGAGACtgcagtgagacagacagtgtcgGCCCCGGCCCTCGACACAGACAGCctgcacagagagaggaagatcgAGGCAGAGACCAGGGCActctga